In a single window of the Paenibacillus sp. MMS20-IR301 genome:
- a CDS encoding siderophore ABC transporter substrate-binding protein, whose amino-acid sequence MRKFNLSKLSVFLVAIFALVLAACSNSDNKPADSNTVSPANATPAATTSAAANSSAAATVEITDAHGTVTVPVNPAKVVALDNRTFETLSDWGVKLAAAPKGVMPPDSPYVSDDTVQDIGDHREPNLEILASVEPELVIVGQRFAGYYEDIKKLVPNAAVIDLNFDVSTEAASPGDNLVNGFKQTTTDLGEIFGKQEEAGKLNADFDKAIADAKAAYNGTDKIMSVVVSGGTIGFSAPHSGRVWGPLYEILGWVPALEVEKSSSDHQGDDISVEAIAQSNPDWIFVLDRDAAISSDEASVPAQDVIDNAPALKNTTAITKGQIVYAPNDTYTNESIETFIEIFNNLSEALAKAKQ is encoded by the coding sequence ATGAGGAAATTCAATCTTTCGAAATTATCAGTGTTTTTAGTTGCAATTTTTGCTTTGGTATTGGCGGCATGCTCCAATTCAGACAATAAACCTGCTGATTCGAATACCGTCAGTCCTGCTAATGCTACTCCTGCTGCCACAACCTCAGCTGCCGCTAATTCCAGTGCTGCTGCAACAGTTGAAATTACCGATGCTCATGGAACCGTTACTGTTCCTGTTAATCCGGCGAAGGTAGTTGCTCTCGACAACAGAACCTTTGAGACTTTGTCTGATTGGGGTGTTAAATTAGCGGCTGCACCGAAGGGGGTAATGCCTCCGGATTCACCATACGTAAGTGATGACACGGTACAGGATATTGGAGATCACCGTGAACCTAATCTTGAAATCCTGGCCTCTGTAGAGCCTGAACTTGTCATTGTTGGCCAAAGATTTGCCGGCTACTATGAAGATATCAAAAAATTGGTGCCGAATGCAGCGGTGATTGATCTTAATTTTGATGTATCTACAGAAGCGGCATCACCTGGAGACAACCTGGTTAACGGATTTAAGCAGACAACAACCGATTTGGGTGAAATCTTCGGCAAGCAGGAAGAAGCCGGCAAATTGAATGCTGATTTCGATAAAGCTATTGCAGATGCCAAAGCTGCTTATAATGGAACCGACAAGATCATGAGTGTTGTTGTTTCTGGCGGAACCATCGGCTTCTCCGCTCCTCATTCCGGACGTGTATGGGGCCCGTTGTATGAAATTCTTGGCTGGGTTCCTGCATTAGAAGTGGAGAAGTCTTCTTCGGATCATCAGGGTGATGATATTTCGGTTGAAGCTATTGCCCAAAGCAATCCGGATTGGATCTTTGTACTGGACCGGGATGCAGCTATCTCTTCGGATGAAGCCTCCGTTCCAGCGCAGGACGTAATTGATAATGCACCTGCACTTAAGAACACAACCGCTATTACTAAAGGGCAGATTGTATATGCTCCAAATGATACGTATACCAATGAATCCATCGAAACCTTTATAGAGATATTCAACAACCTTTCAGAAGCTTTAGCTAAGGCTAAGCAGTAA
- a CDS encoding YceI family protein produces MNKKKTIALAAVAVVIAGAITAFMLLNNSLGNNVEIESVIPAQNQETGITEAGTANAAAGTGAAVTAEQLNGAWSIADTSKVYWSVTTSKETVNFVDPSVTGTWNVNLEDAGSMTGEGTVEMSALDSGNGQRDEHVKGSDFLSVTEFPQSSFVVSSFSELPAEWTEGTAVPVELQGKLTVKGIEKDVTFDSQAVYSGGQLMLSGTTMVTFEDFGMSNPHSIVLDTENNLEVRLELVLSK; encoded by the coding sequence ATGAATAAGAAGAAAACAATCGCCTTAGCCGCAGTCGCAGTCGTCATCGCAGGAGCCATCACAGCATTCATGCTACTTAACAATAGCCTTGGCAATAATGTTGAGATCGAATCTGTTATTCCTGCGCAGAATCAGGAGACCGGCATTACCGAAGCAGGAACTGCGAACGCAGCGGCAGGGACTGGTGCAGCAGTTACAGCCGAGCAGTTGAACGGGGCCTGGAGCATCGCCGACACCTCGAAGGTCTACTGGTCCGTGACAACATCCAAAGAAACCGTTAATTTCGTAGACCCGTCTGTGACGGGAACCTGGAATGTGAATCTGGAGGATGCCGGCTCGATGACAGGTGAAGGAACGGTGGAGATGAGTGCCCTGGATTCCGGCAACGGCCAGCGGGACGAGCATGTTAAGGGAAGCGACTTCCTGTCCGTTACAGAATTCCCGCAATCTTCGTTTGTAGTGAGCTCTTTCTCGGAGCTTCCGGCGGAATGGACAGAAGGCACTGCCGTGCCTGTAGAACTGCAAGGAAAGCTGACGGTTAAAGGCATAGAGAAGGATGTAACCTTCGACTCACAGGCCGTATACAGCGGCGGACAGCTGATGCTGTCGGGAACGACAATGGTCACCTTTGAAGATTTCGGTATGAGTAACCCGCACTCAATCGTGCTGGATACCGAGAATAACCTTGAGGTGCGCCTGGAGCTTGTGCTGAGCAAATAA
- a CDS encoding response regulator transcription factor: MKSVLIVEDEEAISRVLSAYLRKAGYHVTRAADGRSALEAFEEAPPSLILLDIMLPNMDGFELLGLIREKSSCPVIMLTARDGINDRLAGLDGGADDYMSKPFIPEEVVARVNAVLRRPSQWSDGSRKRHYGSLFIDYSARSVFLNGAEVSLSPRDMSVLLFLAERPNQICTRDQLLEQVWEMDYEGSDRAVDLSIKRLRQALSHWPANEGEIRTLRGTGYQLWTT; the protein is encoded by the coding sequence ATGAAATCCGTTCTGATTGTAGAAGATGAGGAAGCCATATCCAGGGTGCTTAGCGCCTATTTACGAAAAGCGGGCTACCACGTCACCCGGGCCGCCGACGGCCGGAGTGCCCTGGAAGCCTTCGAGGAAGCGCCGCCTTCGCTGATCCTGCTTGATATTATGCTGCCGAATATGGACGGCTTCGAGCTGCTGGGGCTGATCCGCGAGAAAAGCAGCTGCCCCGTCATTATGCTCACGGCCAGGGACGGGATTAATGACCGGCTCGCCGGGCTGGACGGCGGGGCCGATGATTATATGTCGAAGCCCTTCATCCCCGAGGAGGTCGTGGCCCGCGTGAATGCCGTGCTGCGCCGCCCCTCGCAGTGGTCAGACGGCAGCCGCAAGCGCCACTACGGCAGCCTCTTCATCGATTACTCGGCCCGCAGCGTATTCCTGAACGGGGCCGAGGTCAGCCTCAGCCCGCGCGACATGTCGGTGCTGCTGTTCCTGGCTGAGCGCCCGAATCAGATCTGCACCCGGGACCAGCTGCTGGAGCAGGTGTGGGAGATGGATTATGAGGGCAGTGACCGGGCGGTTGACCTCTCCATCAAGCGGCTGCGCCAGGCGCTGTCGCACTGGCCGGCCAATGAAGGGGAGATCCGTACGCTGAGAGGAACAGGATATCAATTATGGACAACATGA